The Engystomops pustulosus chromosome 3, aEngPut4.maternal, whole genome shotgun sequence region ATAGCTAGCTAGCTAGCCCGCGCATGCGCACTGCAGCTCCGGAGACAGACAGGGACAAGCCACATGGCGCTTCCATAACAGGagcactgcgcatgcacagagttTTCAAACTCAGGGACGTGTGGATGAGTGGGTTTACTGGCCACAGTGGCTGTGAGGGGGCAGGAGTGCTTGACTGGtctcccacctccttgacttcatcaaTAAAGGAAACCAGTGTTTTTTGGGATGAAGCTGTAATGTACAGAGTACACAAAAGAACCATGAAAAAACAATTACAGTAATCTAGAAGGTACTGCTGAACATGTATAGTGTGGTtctgtagtgacaggttccctttaaagggtttgtccactttcagcaaatacaggcagtccccgggttacgtacaagatagggtccggaagtttgttcttaagttgaatttgtatgtaagtcgtagatccagacaaatttttgctgtaatgggaccaaggattatcaataaaacttcattacagacaccttacagctgattattgcaaactgggactatagcaaagaattcagagagcttcaccagaggtcagaggggtctgtctgtaactatgagttgtctgtaagtcggttctccttaagtaggggaccacctgtaattgattttaattgaccatggtcatgtgatgtcacacagtcgcACAGTTCTCTATTATAACACGACTCTGATTACGCTCTGCGATAGCTGCTTATGTGACATCACAAgcacaaacagagatctagaaaaccatgaggatacacaaagtatattggaaaaatgtttaacttttcattacacaaacaataccatATGCTGAAAGTGGACCATTCCTGTAGTCTTTGAAGGATCAGGATATCCTAAATGTagctttaaaggggtggtcctgattgggaataaaaaaaatagaaaaggccTGTGGTAGTGTGAAAGTAGTAGATAACCCATATTTGCCTCTCTCTGGTGATTTGGTCTACCTTCCACTGCCGGCCAATGTTGCCACATCATATCAACAGCCACTGGCTGCAGCATCTATTATGCTGTAATGGGTTAACactgctgagcctctgtatatcAGGAGAGATCTGTGGTGGTAAGCCACGCCAGGATGAAGCAGAGCaccagagagaggtaagtataggttGTCTGTAATTTTCATAATATATGGGGCCCATAAAAAAATTCCCATCCCAGACAATCCCTCAAATTCTATATGGGCTGCAgtaaacacatatatataagAATACAAGGACACATCTATACAGTATAAGCCTTGTTACCATACCATTATTTTACCCTGGTCTGTGGCTACTGTCCCTGATGTCACAAATCCAGAGTCCATTGCCTTCTCCAGAAATATATTGAGTTTTTCTTCGTCATGCTTTCCACAGGATCCAGAGGTTTCTACCAATACGTAGAATGCATTGTCTGCAGTAATAAAATACCAACATTAACCCAAGTTATTCATAACCAATATCTCCAATGGTCACATTGTCATCACTGACCTGGTAAAGGATTAATAAGCTTCAGATGTGTTTGCACTATCCTCATAGACTCCGAGTCCATAAACTCACAGGCAGACAGAATTTCTCCAAGTTGGTCTCTGCACAGTGTAAACACCTGCAAAACTTTGCTGAAATTTTCACATCCTGGAAAAAAAGTATAATAGACTATAATGCAATCTACTGGTTAACAAAACATATCACTTTTTATCACCTGAAAttgtaagcttaaaggggttatatcaCAAAACACACATATACCATACAATTTCCTTACAGAGGACATTTCCACTACCTCTATTGCATCCTTTAATAGATGCCATTGTTTCTGGCATAGTTGTAATCTCTCTTTTAGATCCCACCAATGCTAAGCAATCAATGTcatctctactgtcaggtgggtggagccAGACTATTACAATTCAAGCTCCcctttcctcagaaagccccctaaTCTGTAATTGACAGTCCTGCATTCAGGAACATCACTAAACGGCTCTCCAGAAGCCTAatgaatgatgtcaatcacagaagagGGTCATTCCGAGCTGGGGGTAGCTTgtacttcagtgctgaactccatgactttatacaaccagtttacatttcactgcaaagttgattttctggatgatgctggaCCAAAAAAGACACTGgaccaaaaaaaagttgaaagTTGTAAAcccgcttgacaacatactggtagtattaGTACTGGTGTATTCGGTCAAATTCTCCTGGCAGTTTCCTTTTAagtttctcaaattttaattccctattgatgtttacacattcaagattatttttaacccccttagtttacaattttactcagttttattgccataactcagtgatggtcattgtaaaattctaGTGACTCTCtaggacactttatgattcctctgtgttgtgtgctgacaatgtacttagaatatcagggcacagggtttatctacacttttatttagcttcggaacattctactagtatctgacacatagaaaaagagagatgagatggatcagagatgatgagatccgtgAGATGGATATagaacacaatgacattctcagctctgctaactgacCTATAACACATACAGAGTCATCTCTGCTATATCcctccctcctggataaagaccttatctttcctgtagcttgtaaagtaagtctctgcacaatgacaggaagtgcctgtgtctgagctggtcttgtagtgCAGGGGGGAAGGGCTggaagcagagagcactgcagtgtgcagccaagagaagctattcacgagaagaatctgaccacagTCAGAAGATTTAAGGACAGATCTAGGTGCAACCAAAAtggaacaccaggactgatagagacaggttggaatcacATCTGTGAAAttcagtatttttgttaataacagtgaataagagattgtgttattttgttatcctgagtatatcttgtatttgtgggaatactCATTTAAGGGATGTGGGATGCtagtacaatttatttttttacataaattctCTTTTGAAAAAATCATCCCTGTATAGGAGCTTGGCGGTATGTTCTAGATTAGAGGATGTTGGGAGCTGGTTGACTCTCATAGCAAATTATAGAACCACACACCTTACCTAACAGGGCCACATTCACTGCACTGGGTTTACGTGGGCACATTATGGATAAAGCAGTTATGATGCCCAAAGTTCCCTCTGAGCCAATGAAGAGCTGCTTTAGATCATAGCCTGTATTATCTTTGCGTAGAGAGTTGAGACAGTCCAGAATAGAGCCATCAGGAAGAACCTGCCAATAAAATAGAAAAGGACAATGAAAAACTCTGAAAAAATATCTGTAGGGAACCGGGTAAAATCTCTTACAGCTTCTAGTCCCAAGACTGTCCCTCGTAGGGATCCATAGCGCAGTAGTCTGAGGCCACCGGCATTTGTAGCCAAGTTACCCCCTATGTGACAGCTTCCCTTTGCTCCGAgatctagtggcatggtgtaacCCAATACTGCAAGATACTGGTTCAACGAGTCAAGTACACATCCTGCCTGGCACACAAGGGCACCTAAAATATCAATATACATTATAAATATATAGGAAAACTTCTTCTAAAACCATCTTATGCAGACCAGAATTTGTGTGTATTCGATTTTAATTTGAGAGAACCACCTACAACCAGTATTTGATGCAATTTAAAGAAAACTTACCATTTGATGTGATGAATTATGCACCAAAGATActgtgagaatgctgtagctacactgatgcaggatcatatcttggttattcCCTGTCCTGAGTGGTTTTGTGgaaaaatcaattataaaattatgataatgaagctctctcgCTTCCGTGCCTGGGCTCAGCAATTTTCCTTtgacattagttatgcactgcaccagaggatgatgtaatcacggtgttctccctgccaggcagaataatcaattgctgcaccatcaattagctgctgtgtatgagtgatccagcttagGGTTATTAGTtctgtcttggctgttcagaaagctcctGTGTAATGGggatgttttttttcagcaaaaccagtcAAATCAGGGATTAAACTAGATATgatatatgattctgcatcagtgtagctgcagcattctcaaggtatgtctgattcataatgcatgaaatcaaatggtagattttctttaaaggaattctaccatcaaattcaatcatggataaaccagggacactagctaatagatccagggaccatgactgtggtaattttgttatatttgttatcctgggttccttctttctaaaatcaacgtttaaaattaagctaatgagccaaAGGGCTCTTGAGGGTATTCGCTACCAATACTCCCATATATTACACTCCGATGCATAATCTAACCAACAGCCACTAATTTCTCTCAGGCAGATACATGAAAGTAGTGAACTATAATCAGAcaataaacaaaaataataattccaATGACTCACCGGAAACATCATCGAAACTGATGACCTGGTCCATGAGGGCAGTGGAGATGAGGATCTCATCAAACACTGGTACACTGCCTCCAACTAATCCTGTGTTTCCCCCCTGAGGTGTTACTGCCAgacccctttcattacaatgccTGTAGACATAGAGAGAAatctaataataaaaattattacaCTTTTTAAGAAACTAGAAGAAACATGGATATGTATATACAATGGTAAGCTGATTTGTCCATATAAAGCTGCAGACGTTTTGTAGCATCCATAGAGATATGTGTAACGATTcctttttgtgtgttgttagtagcagcgggactgtcaCAAGAATAGTcttggattgtagctggacttggttcaCTCCTGTGTGATCtgcactgaacacagcacagcttCTCCACTTTGCTTTAAGAAATAGCAGTacaaggcttctggttagatattacagcaggggGGTCTGAATGCAAATAAAGAACACAGAAGTATGAGGAGACTCCCCAATGCTCTAAAtccagatacaatcctggaatataaatgtgtatacacatacaaagGCCACAAAGACTTCCaaggccaatacctaacactgtctacacTTTTGTTTGGTCAAAACTGCTAGTAGACTCCCTTTCATAGTTCATTCACATATTCATTTTATTGgatatatattttctattttcTTCATTAAACTTCTGAAATGCAGATCATGGCTAAATTATCCACACCAGTATTCTTATATATTTGTCTCGGTTTACTTCCTCGTGTCACAAacattttctcttttatttttatatacagtggATTGGATTATACTAATGTCACATCACAGAAGTGTCAGTTCTAGGTTTCCACCAAGGACTGAGTACaactttatagggaacctgtcagaagaaattgacctaataaaccactactattaTTTTGTTAAGCAgccaaacaccttccagatcatgtttctttcatggcccagtgtggtggcatcatccaaaaaatcgactttgaagtgagatatatattggttgtataaagttaaaggaaacctaccatttcaaatggtaggtgtaagctgtaaacaccgagcaccagctcagggtgagctggtgccggtgcttagtttcgttagtgttaaaaccgcggttatattattatacttgatagtggtttattagaccactTTCTGATGACTGGTACCCTTTAAGGAGACAGAAAGATCATTATTGTTTATATGTGCTTTTTAAAGATGATGTCTAATGACATGAACCTTCTATTTGGGCATATAGATGTCCCAACTTTGGAcccctttttttggggggatggggggggggggcagctgccaTTTAACCAGGCCTAATATATCCATGCATTACTAGGAGAGCCATTGATTAATGGGGGAGAAATGTCATGATGCTTTCAGTTATGAGTTGAGCTGCACTACATCCCATAAAAAGCACATACACTATATTGTCTACTAAGCTTTATCTCCAATAGGTAACCTAATATACAGATACTTACTTCAGGATCTTAGAAACCTCTTCTGTAGTCCTTGGCTTCAAAAGTACTTTGCTATGTCCTAAAATTGTACATAGTATTGTTAAAATTAtaacaaaactaaaagtcatatTTATATGGATTCTCCCCCACACCTGCTGAATGCTAAAATGTTTCCCTGTTCCCTACCGTTCCTAAGCAATCAATGTCGTCTATGATGTCCACTATGATGCTCGGAGTTCTGTCCCTGTCCTGTGATCGGCCAGTGCACAGTAAGTTTTTCATGGACCAAGCACTGGGTTTGAAGTATAGAGACTAATGAACATAATTGCTTTCTTAAGAATAtgaggggttaaagaaaaaattcCATCATTTAAATGACACAAAGAATTGGAggtggtaaaaaaaattaaactggaaataaaaagaaaaattaaaaacttaaatAAAAATCAAGTCATTCCATTTTCCATGGaacacatacaaaataaaatgtgccgtccaattttttatttttgctagtaAAATGGTAGTACTTAAAAGTAATAGACCGTACAATGGGGGGAATTTGAAGATTTCTTCCGCCAGGGCTTTAGCGCCCATATCTACTCGGAGGCTCcggccccttaaaggaaacctaccatttcaaatggtaggtgtaagctgtaaacaccgagcaccagctcagggtgagctggtgccggtgcttagtttcattagtgttaaaaccgcagtatcgcggttttaacactttttaaactttatagccgaagctgcttcggcgctgcgcgcgaccgtgcgcgcgcatcgcctgcggcatttcctatgtaggcgcgcgcacgatcgtgcacacgcagcgccgaagcagtttctgctataaagtttaaaaagtgttaaaaccgcgataccgcggttttaacactaacgaaactaagcaccggcaccagctcaccctgagctggtgctcggtgtttacagcttacacctaccatttgaaatggtaggtttcctttaataaattcaGGCACAATCTCAGACGTGTGtagaccaggtctgatctggTTAGATTTTCTACTACAGTATTTTCCGGCGGAGAATATAGAATATCCGTAAGCCGGGATTTAATGCTCCTGCTCGTCCACCACCCGCAGGTCGGAGAGGGGGAGATTCATCTGTCTTCTCCACCAGGGAGCCGGCAGAGAAAGTATAATGAACCGCCCCCAATGGGTCCAGCAGacaacaagtcctcatacagctctcaTACAATCAAAGTTTTTGGAAAGTGgaagtaaaaaactaaaaaactgtaaaaagacTGAAGCATTAAGCGGTTGTATAATAATTTAAACAATAATTTCCTTACCTCTTACTGTACGTAACCAGTCAATATTATGAGCTTTCAAGTCACTTTCATCAGTGATAACTCTTCCAgggattattttctgaaagtgccGGATATCTTCTACTGAGACCTCTGAAAAAGGAAGCCGGGACACTCTGTATCTTTCCGCAGTGAGTGGTGGCACTTTTTCTTGACTCATAAATCTGTAGCTTGACAAAAAGGGAATCTGTCCCCACCGAGGTTCCCTCAGCGGAAGGAGCCTCACTGCAGAACATAATTTTCTTGAGTCCAGTCTGAGCACAGAATAACTCATATTTAACCACCTGTAAGAAGTGTACATTATTTATCGCACCATATAACCAACATATTTTGCATCATCTATTTTAACACCTCATAttctacataaaaaaattatgatgTCTCACCTTTTATTTAGCTTatgtaaaggaaatcaaccattttgaaagaaaaaaaaaaaagctataaatacaggcggtcccctacttaaggacacccgacttacagacaacccatagttacagacagacccctctgcccactgtgacctctggtgaagctctctggatgctttactatagtcccaagctgcaataatcagctgtaagatgtctgtaatgaagctttattgataatccttggtccaattacaccaaaaattttgaaactccaattgtcactggggcaaaagaaaaaaaattgtctagaacttccattataaaatatacagtttcgacttacatacaaattcaacttaagaacaaacctccagaccctatcttgtatgtaacccggggactgcctgtactcacctccgctcctcttcatcttgatcccagcgatGTCCTTCACTAATCTTGATAtgacgggatcacctagaaaggaaacttataattagcagcacagaacaCAGGAacaagatgtccagcactccAGCCTGCTAatgataagtttcttttctaggcatGTCAGGACtaggggaggacagtgacaggatcagcgtaggtgagtatttatagttttttggttttttttttttcaaatggttgatttcctttaaagtttattgaatctaccatcaaaatgaagcatgatacaccaggggTACTTAGCACATGTCCGTGCCTTGTGCCAGCCCCTGAgtaaaaactcagagcaggtcctattcttggctATTTATGCAGCTCTGCCCTCTCATGGAAGTCTCTGGGGCTGTGAAATTTATGGATGACATAGTGAATAATCCATATTTGCGGAACAGTTGGTATGTATCATTTACCTGCTTGTGTTTTTTGAGGATCCACAAAACTGGACGACATAGGACAGTTTTTTCAGGACCTACAGcttatttaatataaaaatactGTTGCCGCGACCTGTATTTGGTAGCTATTAGAAAAATATGGTCGTGTACAGGAggccttacttatagatccagccaAAGAGGCTGGTGTAATATTCTAAAAATTTGTTATATATGgcgtcctttcttctaaaatcaactttaaaaattaagaaaatgacCCTGTAGAGGGGgcattaccatagcccctctgtgctgtagcttcacacctGCGCCCTCAATACTTCCCCACtttctctgcctgctgtaatctcacacagtgcacAGTCcccactcctgcacagtgtaacagcctgtgaaagtacagcagggaggggcactggtaacgtCCCCCCAGAACTCTTCTGACTCActatcaaaattttaaaagttgattttattagGAAGGAGGCCCCTTCCTAGTtgcggtacctggatctatgagtaagagtccctggtttatcatgctggattttgacagatttcctttaggtGAAAAATCAGCAAAATTTTACATTTGGAAGTAGATGTGGTTAACTGGATTAATGGGgaaacataacatttttttttacatttacaccaAATATTCCACATCTTTAATACATATTCAATATTTAGTTTCTGTTACTTTCTTCTATAACAGAAAAGCATAACAAACTTTGCACCAAAATTCTGCCACATTTTGCCTGGTAAATCTACATGCATACTTTAAAATGCAGAAATATTTCAATAATCTCATTAATCAATAATGGTCAGCATGCTCATAGGACACTGGGTAACTATATTTTACTgtatttcctttccctctgtttgGGAATGTACAGATAATAAGAATCAGGGTTATTAACTGCATCCAGCAGAATAAGGAGGCCAGACAAGGTACAGATCAGTGCACACAGCTCCTGCCTGACATGCTGCCCCTGCCTGCAGTACATACTTGTGATTAAATGCAAATCCTTTTCATGAGATACAAACAATTAAATACAACAGTGACATCAGAACAGACAGGCCTAGAAATACCTGCTCTCTGCCTTCACTAACACTCTGCTTTCTCTTTCCTCCTTCCTGTAAATGCTATGAtcctgctccccctagtggtgaaaaCAATAACTACTGgtgcagtggtggccatctttgtTAAGGGCAAATCAAAGAATTTTAATCTTTTTTAACTTTGCTGTAGTGTGATCAGGGATGAATCTAAAATCTCTGTTGACgagaggcgagctatagaacagcacctgcccccctccAGGTTATATATCACATTCAGGGgctgactgggaatttaaagtggccctggaaaaaatggtaaaagtggccccattctgtgggcggggtcaaaacaggtgggcgtggccttgtGTTGTgtgtggagttactaaactccataaaaactgtttatagatggtctaaatcaacatgtacatcgcagagaaagagactcatactgcctccttgtaaaggaataacacttctattttaagagcacacaacttaaaggggttgtccaagtttttaaaaaaaactatatgtggccgggagcgagctgactaaaacaataaagctgtacttacctcccggtgccgtcccgtatcc contains the following coding sequences:
- the D2HGDH gene encoding D-2-hydroxyglutarate dehydrogenase, mitochondrial isoform X3; protein product: MDQVISFDDVSGALVCQAGCVLDSLNQYLAVLGYTMPLDLGAKGSCHIGGNLATNAGGLRLLRYGSLRGTVLGLEAVLPDGSILDCLNSLRKDNTGYDLKQLFIGSEGTLGIITALSIMCPRKPSAVNVALLGCENFSKVLQVFTLCRDQLGEILSACEFMDSESMRIVQTHLKLINPLPDNAFYVLVETSGSCGKHDEEKLNIFLEKAMDSGFVTSGTVATDQGKIMSLWGLRERITEALALDGYVYKYDLSMPVEKLYALVEETRVRLGSSAQCVVGYGHLGDGNLHLNVTAKSHSDTLLSALEPFVYEWTSKHNGSISAEHGLGFKKRNHIFYSKSAGAVHIMQQLKHMLDPKGIMNPYKTIPSTD
- the D2HGDH gene encoding D-2-hydroxyglutarate dehydrogenase, mitochondrial isoform X1, with protein sequence MWLNMSYSVLRLDSRKLCSAVRLLPLREPRWGQIPFLSSYRFMSQEKVPPLTAERYRVSRLPFSEVSVEDIRHFQKIIPGRVITDESDLKAHNIDWLRTVRGHSKVLLKPRTTEEVSKILKHCNERGLAVTPQGGNTGLVGGSVPVFDEILISTALMDQVISFDDVSGALVCQAGCVLDSLNQYLAVLGYTMPLDLGAKGSCHIGGNLATNAGGLRLLRYGSLRGTVLGLEAVLPDGSILDCLNSLRKDNTGYDLKQLFIGSEGTLGIITALSIMCPRKPSAVNVALLGCENFSKVLQVFTLCRDQLGEILSACEFMDSESMRIVQTHLKLINPLPDNAFYVLVETSGSCGKHDEEKLNIFLEKAMDSGFVTSGTVATDQGKIMSLWGLRERITEALALDGYVYKYDLSMPVEKLYALVEETRVRLGSSAQCVVGYGHLGDGNLHLNVTAKSHSDTLLSALEPFVYEWTSKHNGSISAEHGLGFKKRNHIFYSKSAGAVHIMQQLKHMLDPKGIMNPYKTIPSTD
- the D2HGDH gene encoding D-2-hydroxyglutarate dehydrogenase, mitochondrial isoform X2, with product MSYSVLRLDSRKLCSAVRLLPLREPRWGQIPFLSSYRFMSQEKVPPLTAERYRVSRLPFSEVSVEDIRHFQKIIPGRVITDESDLKAHNIDWLRTVRGHSKVLLKPRTTEEVSKILKHCNERGLAVTPQGGNTGLVGGSVPVFDEILISTALMDQVISFDDVSGALVCQAGCVLDSLNQYLAVLGYTMPLDLGAKGSCHIGGNLATNAGGLRLLRYGSLRGTVLGLEAVLPDGSILDCLNSLRKDNTGYDLKQLFIGSEGTLGIITALSIMCPRKPSAVNVALLGCENFSKVLQVFTLCRDQLGEILSACEFMDSESMRIVQTHLKLINPLPDNAFYVLVETSGSCGKHDEEKLNIFLEKAMDSGFVTSGTVATDQGKIMSLWGLRERITEALALDGYVYKYDLSMPVEKLYALVEETRVRLGSSAQCVVGYGHLGDGNLHLNVTAKSHSDTLLSALEPFVYEWTSKHNGSISAEHGLGFKKRNHIFYSKSAGAVHIMQQLKHMLDPKGIMNPYKTIPSTD